From the Daucus carota subsp. sativus chromosome 8, DH1 v3.0, whole genome shotgun sequence genome, one window contains:
- the LOC108199901 gene encoding serine/threonine-protein kinase ATG1c isoform X2, whose protein sequence is MAPEIMQLQKYDAKADLWSVGAILFQLVTGRTPFTGSNQIQLLQNIVRATELRFPSDVTDLSSECVDLCRKLLRRNPVERLTFEEFFNHPFLSQKQTDEVTRSMRSMRIDGFPFSESNPDRSTDESSQEDCLPFTLDDDSSGPDGSPSRVRRSPLRSTYGFSVDKRNDRREVLNAPNKQDIFSQHNSGGHKGEISGFRYSNRRPSEGSLKESLQSVAHAAVNVRSKVVDSLELIDQDYVLVSGPPVDIPSPSTSAYRPGRLPSNAGSPPLTSRDVIKSTSSAPVPIMGALVSKEGRIGSLESQSSPPSGTSLGSLDMGDASEQPSTDCLTRIKSLQHCASTITELVNEKVEAGKHLEAFSLQLVILAICKQALHICHTQAASAIDGSPNQEIKDHANPDIQKQVDTANSQRQEDICSKIERDFLQEVGNAEELAKFIEPGNTEMPDAMEAIFQSALALGRNGAVDEYMGHMENAANLYSKAVQLLVFLLVEGPSLIINPPFSLTNSDRYRLRTYVDVLNNRQSHSKSQRMALLKCEDQNCPP, encoded by the exons ATGGCTCCAGAAATAATGCAACTGCAGAAGTATGATGCGAAG GCAGATCTCTGGAGTGTTGGTGCCATTTTGTTTCAGCTTGTGACTGGGAGAACTCCATTTACAGGGAGCAATCAAATACAG TTGCTTCAAAATATAGTGAGGGCAACTGAGTTACGATTTCCATCAGATGTAACAGATTTGAGTTCTGAATGCGTTGATTTGTGTCGAAAATTGCTACGACGTAATCCAG TGGAAAGGCTGACATTTGAAGAGTTCTTCAACCACCCATTTCTTTCTCAGAAGCAAACAGATGAAGTGACGAG AAGTATGAGATCTATGAGAATAGATGGTTTTCCGTTCTCTGAAAGCAATCCTGACAGGAGCACAGATGAGAGTTCTCAAGAAGATTGTCTGCCTTTTACTTTAGATGATGATTCTAGTGGTCCTGATGGAAGCCCATCTCGTGTTAGAAGGTCTCCTTTAAGATCTACTTACGGATTTTCTGTGGATAAAAGGAATGATCGGAGGGAAGTGCTCAATGCTCCAAACAAGCAGGATATTTTTTCCCAGCATAATAGTGGGGGGCATAAAGGAGAAATTTCAGGTTTTCGATATAGCAATCGTAGACCCTCAGAAGGAAGTCTGAAAGAATCTCTGCAATCAGTGGCTCATGCAGCAGTAAATGTCCGGTCGAAGG TTGTAGATTCACTGGAGTTAATTGATCAGGATTATGTCCTTGTTTCTGGTCCACCTGTGGATATACCATCTCCCTCAACAAGTGCTTATAGGCCAGGTCGCTTACCATCCAATGCGGGGAGCCCCCCTCTAACATCTAGGGATGTTATTAAGTCAACATCAAGTGCCCCTGTGCCAATTATGGGAGCACTGGTCAGTAAAGAAGGTCGCATTGGTAGCTTGGAAAGTCAAAGCTCTCCTCCATCTGGGACTTCATTAGGATCCTTGGATATGGGGGATGCTTCAGAGCAGCCATCAACGGATTGCTTGACAAGGATTAAGTCACTGCAGCACTGTGCATCTACGATTACTGAACTAGTGAATGAGAAG GTTGAGGCTGGAAAGCATCTAGAAGCATTCTCACTGCAGCTTGTGATACTTGCAATATGCAAACAGGCATTACATATCTGCCATACACAAGCTGCATCAGCTATTGATGGTAGTCCAAACCAAGAAATCAAGGATCATGCTAATCCTGATATCCAAAAACAAGTTGATACTGCTAACTCTCAGCGACAGGAAGATATTTGCTCTAAAATTGAAAGGGATTTTCTCCAAGAAGTTGGAAATGCTGAGGAACTTGCCAAATTTATTGAGCCCG GAAATACGGAAATGCCAGATGCAATGGAGGCAATATTTCAGTCTGCACTTGCATTGGGAAGAAATGGGGCT GTTGATGAGTACATGGGTCACATGGAAAATGCagcaaatttatattcaaaagcAGTCCAATTATTGGTCTTCCTCCTTGTGGAAGGACCATCACTCATTATAAACCCTCCGTTCTCTCTTACAAACTCGGACCGTTATAGGTTGCGCACATATGTGGATGTCCTTAATAATCGGCAAAGCCATTCCAAGTCCCAACGGATGGCTTTACTTAAATGTGAGGATCAAAATTGCCCTCCTTGA
- the LOC108199817 gene encoding glycosyltransferase BC10: MFSTSTPLIPTIALLISLIIILLFAPSFLPITHRKSPPIPLADELDDLSLFTRATRRAAAKSRLGTTNQNPKIAFLFLTNTDLYFSPLWQLFFNNHSDLYNIYIHADPTVQIAPPSGVFEGRVIGNLHRTYRGTATLISAARRLLATAILDDSSNFYFALISQQCIPLHSFKYVYNALFGTDSGSIVLDKISFIEIKSNESILWDRYNARGKRVMVPEVPFEKFRVGSQFFILTRRHSLMVLRDQRLWKKFKIPCINVHSCYPEEHYFPTLLSMLDPKGCSSYTLTRVNWTGSVNGHPHTYYPSEVSAQLIYTLRESNSSHSYLFARKFSPDCLKPLLDLSEEVIFKD; this comes from the coding sequence atgttttcaacttcaactccATTAATCCCAACTATAGCCCTTTTAATCTCCTTGATAATCATTCTCCTTTTTGCCCCTTCTTTCCTCCCAATCACCCACCGCAAATCCCCACCAATCCCACTCGCCGATGAACTCGATGACCTGTCTCTGTTCACACGCGCCACCCGACGCGCCGCCGCGAAGTCCCGCCTCGGCACCACCAATCAGAACCCCAAGATTGCTTTTTTATTCTTGACAAACACTGACCTCTATTTCTCACCCTTGTGGCAACTCTTCTTCAACAACCACTCtgatttgtataatatatacattcACGCTGACCCAACTGTGCAAATTGCGCCGCCGAGTGGTGTTTTTGAGGGCCGTGTTATTGGGAATTTGCATAGGACTTATCGGGGAACTGCCACCCTTATTTCGGCTGCTCGTCGACTGCTTGCCACTGCGATTCTTGATGATTCCAGTAACTTTTACTTTGCTCTCATTTCGCAACAATGCATACCTTTACATTCTTTTAAGTATGTGTATAATGCGTTGTTTGGTACTGATTCGGGATCCATTGTTTTAGATAAGATTAGTTTTATTGAAATTAAGTCGAATGAGTCCATATTATGGGATAGGTATAACGCTAGAGGTAAACGTGTGATGGTTCCGGAAGTACCCTTTGAAAAGTTTCGAGTGGGGTCTCAATTTTTTATACTGACTAGGAGGCACTCGTTGATGGTGCTTAGGGATCAGAGGTTGTGGAAGAAATTTAAGATTCCGTGTATAAATGTACATTCTTGTTATCCTGAAGAGCATTATTTTCCTACACTGCTGTCGATGTTGGATCCCAAGGGCTGTTCGTCTTATACATTGACGAGGGTCAACTGGACGGGTAGTGTTAATGGTCACCCGCATACTTATTACCCGAGTGAAGTGTCGGCACAACTGATCTATACTTTGAGGGAGTCAAATTCTTCTCATTCGTATCTGTTTGCCCGCAAATTCTCACCAGATTGTTTGAAGCCATTGTTGGATTTATCGGAGGAAGTCATATTcaaagattga
- the LOC108197658 gene encoding putative receptor protein kinase ZmPK1, giving the protein MRHLQDHKPWFLLVLVITSSLVQLSCSKNQNVLDRGASLSVKDADSNSLISPDGSFSCGFYGVGTNAYWFSIWFTDSREKTIVWMANRDKPVNARGSELALKKNGVMVLKDVDGTNVWESNSTSSGAVKAEILDTGNLVLRDHRGFIVWQSFDYPTDTLLPSQSLTKGKKLVSSLKKGGFATGYYNLYFDSDNVLRLLYDGPEITSLYWPNPSFDVFQNGRTKYNSSRIAELDNMGRFLSSDQFQFNASDAGSGIKRRLTMDYDGNLRLYSLDNLTKVWNITWEAMAQMCNVHGLCGRNGICTYTPYPKCYCPPGYEISDQSDWNSGCKAKFDLSICLKPEEVKFLEVPYVDYYGFDLNYTRSVTFKDCRKLCLEDCRCYAFSYRLAGEGVCFTKGVLFNGVQTTSFPGKIYLKLPKNLTLSGSVLPLESGANCKASEADVKVGTASMYDIEFKKVKWAYLYSFVSTIGVIELLILASGWWFLFRKDDTPARVEDGYLLISSQFRGFTFSELKKATKKFKVELGRGGSGTVYKGILADEREVAVKRLGDIFTGNEEFLAELSTIGKINHMNLVRMWGFCSEGKHRLLVYEYIENLSLNTHLFSSNFLGWKERFKVALGTAKGLAYLHDECLEWVIHCDVKPENILLDSEFEPKIADFGLAKLSQRGMPNSEFSRIRGTKGYMAPEWALNLPITAKVDVYSYGVVILEIVKGIRLSNWVVDADNQEPEVELARFVRVVRRKILCGEESWLEETVDPRLQGNYSKSQARKLVEVGLSCVEEDRNKRPTMATVVQILLDCEDDRQ; this is encoded by the coding sequence ATGAGACACCTCCAGGATCATAAACCTTGGTTTCTGCTAGTTCTTGTAATAACCTCTTCTTTAGTTCAGTTATCATGTTCCAAGAATCAGAATGTTCTGGACAGAGGAGCTTCTCTGTCAGTTAAAGATGCTGACTCAAACAGCCTCATTTCTCCAGATGGTTCATTCAGCTGTGGCTTCTATGGAGTTGGAACTAATGCATACTGGTTTTCAATTTGGTTCACTGATTCTAGAGAAAAGACCATTGTTTGGATGGCGAATCGCGATAAGCCTGTCAATGCAAGAGGCTCAGAGCTGGCCTTAAAGAAGAATGGTGTCATGGTTTTGAAAGATGTTGATGGGACTAATGTTTGGGAGAGTAATTCAACTTCTAGTGGAGCTGTGAAAGCTGAGATTCTTGATACAGGTAATCTTGTGTTAAGAGATCATAGAGGTTTTATTGTTTGGCAGAGTTTTGATTATCCTACTGATACTTTGTTGCCATCTCAGTCCTTAACTAAGGGTAAAAAGTTGGTATCTTCGTTGAAAAAAGGAGGGTTTGCCACAGGgtattataatttgtattttgaTAGTGATAATGTGTTGAGGTTATTGTATGATGGACCTGAGATTACTAGTTTGTATTGGCCTAATCCTTCTTTTGATGTGTTCCAAAATGGTAGAACAAAGTATAATAGTAGCAGAATTGCTGAATTAGACAATATGGGGCGGTTTCTGTCAAGTGATCAGTTCCAGTTTAATGCTTCTGATGCTGGAAGTGGGATAAAGCGGAGGCTAACAATGGATTATGATGGAAATCTTAGGCTTTATAGTTTGGATAATTTGACGAAAGTGTGGAACATAACGTGGGAAGCTATGGCACAAATGTGTAATGTTCATGGACTCTGTGGAAGGAATGGGATATGTACTTATACTCCGTATCCCAAATGTTATTGTCCTCCTGGTTACGAAATAAGTGACCAGAGTGACTGGAATAGTGGTTGCAAAGCAAAGTTTGATCTTTCTATTTGTTTGAAGCCGGAGGAGGTAAAGTTTTTAGAGGTCCCTTATGTAGATTACTACGGGTTTGATCTTAATTACACCAGATCAGTTACGTTTAAAGATTGTAGAAAACTCTGCCTCGAAGATTGCAGGTGTTATGCATTCAGCTATAGGCTAGCAGGGGAAGGAGTTTGCTTCACGAAAGGAGTTCTTTTTAATGGTGTTCAGACCACTAGTTTTCcaggaaaaatatatttgaaactgCCTAAGAATTTAACATTATCAGGTTCCGTGTTGCCCCTAGAATCTGGCGCCAATTGTAAAGCTTCTGAAGCTGATGTTAAAGTGGGCACAGCTTCTATGTATGATATAGAATTCAAAAAGGTGAAATGGGCTTATCTTTACTCGTTTGTAAGTACCATTGGAGTCATTGAGCTCTTGATTTTGGCATCAGGTTGGTGGTTCTTGTTTAGAAAAGATGATACACCGGCTAGAGTTGAAGATGGGTATCTGTTGATATCAAGTCAATTTAGAGGATTCACATTTTCTGAACTGAAGAAGGCCACGAAAAAATTCAAAGTGGAGTTGGGCCGTGGAGGATCAGGGACAGTCTATAAGGGCATTTTAGCTGATGAAAGAGAGGTGGCTGTGAAAAGACTGGGAGATATTTTTACAGGGAATGAAGAATTCTTGGCAGAGTTGAGCACAATAGGAAAAATTAACCACATGAATTTAGTGAGAATGTGGGGCTTTTGTTCGGAAGGAAAACACAGACTTCTGGTCTACGAGTACATTGAGAACTTGTCACTCAACACTCATCTTTTCTCATCCAATTTCCTGGGGTGGAAAGAAAGGTTCAAAGTTGCATTAGGGACAGCGAAAGGATTGGCTTATCTGCACGACGAGTGTCTAGAATGGGTTATCCATTGTGATGTAAAGCCGGAAAACATACTACTAGATAGTGAGTTTGAGCCAAAGATTGCAGATTTTGGACTGGCAAAGCTGTCGCAAAGAGGGATGCCTAATTCAGAATTCTCACGAATTCGTGGTACAAAAGGGTACATGGCTCCTGAATGGGCTCTAAACCTTCCCATCACTGCAAAAGTTGATGTATACAGCTACGGGGTTGTAATTTTGGAGATCGTGAAGGGGATAAGGCTATCAAATTGGGTGGTTGATGCTGATAATCAAGAACCAGAAGTTGAACTGGCGAGGTTTGTCAGAGTAGTGAGGAGAAAAATTCTCTGTGGAGAAGAATCCTGGCTGGAGGAGACAGTTGATCCAAGATTACAAGGCAATTACAGCAAAAGTCAAGCTAGAAAATTGGTTGAGGTTGGTCTTTCATGTGTGGAGGAAGATAGAAACAAGAGGCCAACCATGGCTACAGTAGTTCAGATTCTTTTGGATTGTGAAGATGATCGCCAGTGA
- the LOC108199901 gene encoding serine/threonine-protein kinase ATG1c isoform X1: MAQSSSSRGRVVGDYLVGRQIGSGSFSTVWHARHKILGTEVAIKEIATARLNKKLEESLMSEIDILRNVNHPNIIRLYDMIQEPGKIHIVLEYCKGGDLSMFINRRQERIPEATAKHFMLQLASGLKVLRDNNVIHRDLKPQNLLISSNDDNAVLKIADFGFARSLQPRNLAETLCGSPLYMAPEIMQLQKYDAKADLWSVGAILFQLVTGRTPFTGSNQIQLLQNIVRATELRFPSDVTDLSSECVDLCRKLLRRNPVERLTFEEFFNHPFLSQKQTDEVTRSMRSMRIDGFPFSESNPDRSTDESSQEDCLPFTLDDDSSGPDGSPSRVRRSPLRSTYGFSVDKRNDRREVLNAPNKQDIFSQHNSGGHKGEISGFRYSNRRPSEGSLKESLQSVAHAAVNVRSKVVDSLELIDQDYVLVSGPPVDIPSPSTSAYRPGRLPSNAGSPPLTSRDVIKSTSSAPVPIMGALVSKEGRIGSLESQSSPPSGTSLGSLDMGDASEQPSTDCLTRIKSLQHCASTITELVNEKVEAGKHLEAFSLQLVILAICKQALHICHTQAASAIDGSPNQEIKDHANPDIQKQVDTANSQRQEDICSKIERDFLQEVGNAEELAKFIEPGNTEMPDAMEAIFQSALALGRNGAVDEYMGHMENAANLYSKAVQLLVFLLVEGPSLIINPPFSLTNSDRYRLRTYVDVLNNRQSHSKSQRMALLKCEDQNCPP, encoded by the exons ATGGCTCAGTCGTCATCTAGCAGAGGTAGAGTAGTTGGGGATTATTTGGTTGGTAGGCAAATCGGGTCGGGTTCTTTTTCAACTGTGTGGCATGCTAGGCACAAAATTCTAGGCACTGAGGTGGCAATCAAAGAGATCGCTACAGCAAGATTAAACAAGAAGTTGGAAGAGAGTCTTATGTCTGAAATTGACATTTTGAGGAATGTTAATCATCCAAATATTATAAGATTATATGACATGATTCAG GAACCTGGAAAAATACATATTGTATTAGAATACTGCAAAGGGGGTGACCTTTCAATGTTTATTAACAGGCGGCAAGAAAGAATTCCTGAAGCCACTGCCAAGCACTTTATGCTGCAGCTCG CTTCTGGTCTGAAAGTTCTTCGTGATAACAATGTAATTCATCGAGATCTGAAGCCACAG AATCTCCTTATATCTTCAAATGATGATAATGCAGTTCTAAAGATTGCAGACTTTGGGTTTGCAAG ATCCTTACAGCCTAGAAACCTTGCTGAAACGCTATGTGGTTCACCACTGTATATGGCTCCAGAAATAATGCAACTGCAGAAGTATGATGCGAAG GCAGATCTCTGGAGTGTTGGTGCCATTTTGTTTCAGCTTGTGACTGGGAGAACTCCATTTACAGGGAGCAATCAAATACAG TTGCTTCAAAATATAGTGAGGGCAACTGAGTTACGATTTCCATCAGATGTAACAGATTTGAGTTCTGAATGCGTTGATTTGTGTCGAAAATTGCTACGACGTAATCCAG TGGAAAGGCTGACATTTGAAGAGTTCTTCAACCACCCATTTCTTTCTCAGAAGCAAACAGATGAAGTGACGAG AAGTATGAGATCTATGAGAATAGATGGTTTTCCGTTCTCTGAAAGCAATCCTGACAGGAGCACAGATGAGAGTTCTCAAGAAGATTGTCTGCCTTTTACTTTAGATGATGATTCTAGTGGTCCTGATGGAAGCCCATCTCGTGTTAGAAGGTCTCCTTTAAGATCTACTTACGGATTTTCTGTGGATAAAAGGAATGATCGGAGGGAAGTGCTCAATGCTCCAAACAAGCAGGATATTTTTTCCCAGCATAATAGTGGGGGGCATAAAGGAGAAATTTCAGGTTTTCGATATAGCAATCGTAGACCCTCAGAAGGAAGTCTGAAAGAATCTCTGCAATCAGTGGCTCATGCAGCAGTAAATGTCCGGTCGAAGG TTGTAGATTCACTGGAGTTAATTGATCAGGATTATGTCCTTGTTTCTGGTCCACCTGTGGATATACCATCTCCCTCAACAAGTGCTTATAGGCCAGGTCGCTTACCATCCAATGCGGGGAGCCCCCCTCTAACATCTAGGGATGTTATTAAGTCAACATCAAGTGCCCCTGTGCCAATTATGGGAGCACTGGTCAGTAAAGAAGGTCGCATTGGTAGCTTGGAAAGTCAAAGCTCTCCTCCATCTGGGACTTCATTAGGATCCTTGGATATGGGGGATGCTTCAGAGCAGCCATCAACGGATTGCTTGACAAGGATTAAGTCACTGCAGCACTGTGCATCTACGATTACTGAACTAGTGAATGAGAAG GTTGAGGCTGGAAAGCATCTAGAAGCATTCTCACTGCAGCTTGTGATACTTGCAATATGCAAACAGGCATTACATATCTGCCATACACAAGCTGCATCAGCTATTGATGGTAGTCCAAACCAAGAAATCAAGGATCATGCTAATCCTGATATCCAAAAACAAGTTGATACTGCTAACTCTCAGCGACAGGAAGATATTTGCTCTAAAATTGAAAGGGATTTTCTCCAAGAAGTTGGAAATGCTGAGGAACTTGCCAAATTTATTGAGCCCG GAAATACGGAAATGCCAGATGCAATGGAGGCAATATTTCAGTCTGCACTTGCATTGGGAAGAAATGGGGCT GTTGATGAGTACATGGGTCACATGGAAAATGCagcaaatttatattcaaaagcAGTCCAATTATTGGTCTTCCTCCTTGTGGAAGGACCATCACTCATTATAAACCCTCCGTTCTCTCTTACAAACTCGGACCGTTATAGGTTGCGCACATATGTGGATGTCCTTAATAATCGGCAAAGCCATTCCAAGTCCCAACGGATGGCTTTACTTAAATGTGAGGATCAAAATTGCCCTCCTTGA